From Mesorhizobium sp. Pch-S:
TCGTTGGCGCCTTCTTCACCGCCCTGGTCTCCATCGTGCAGATGTTCGCCGATCCGCACGACTCGCTGCCGGCGATCGTCTTCTGGCTGATGGGCAGCTTCGCCACGGCAGGCTGGCGCCAGTTCGCCATCGCAACACCTGGTATCGTGCTGGGCGCAGGCATCCTGTTCATGATGCGCTTCCGCATCAACATTCTCTCGCTTGGCGACGAGGAGGCCCGTGCGCTTGGCATCCCGGTCGAGCGGGACCGCTGGCTGGTCTTTGCCGCTGTGGCCCTGATTTCGGGCGCCATCGTCTCCGTTGCCGGCATTGTCGGCTGGGTCGGTCTGGTCATCCCTCACCTGGCCCGCCTGCTGGTTGGCCCGGACAACCGCCATCTTCTGCCGGCCTCATGCCTGCTCGGCGCCGTCTATCTGACGCTCGTCGACACACTGGCCCGCAGCACGACGGCGGCGGAAATACCACTCGGCGTCCTGACCGCCATGATCGGCGCACCCTTTGTCGCTCTGTTGCTCCGGCGGATGCGTCGGACGGCGGAGGCCGCGCAATGATCGCCTTGCAGGATGCCGGCGTCCGGTTCGGTCAGCGATGGATCTTCCGCAACCTCGACCTTCAGGTGGCGCAGGGCACCAGCCTTGCCCTGCTCGGCCCGAACGGCCGCGGGAAAACCACCCTGCTTCGGGCACTCGCCGGAACACAATCCCTGACGGAAGGAACGCGCAAGGCACCAGTGACCATCGGCTATGTTCCACAATCCGGGGCGCCTGTCGCCTATGCGGTGCTCGACATGGTCGTCATGGGTCGAGCCCAGGCATTGGGCGTCTTCGGGTCGCCATCGGCCGAGGACTATGAGGTCGCCCATGCCGCGCTCGCGCATGTCGGTCTTGCCACCCTGGCACCGCGCTCGTTCGCCGCGATCTCTGGTGGTGAGCGACAGCTCGTCCTGCTGGCCAGGGCGTTGGCGACGGGCGCCCGCACGATCATCCTGGATGAACCGGCCTCGGCGCTCGATCTCGCCAACCAGCACAGACTGCTGCTGATCCTGAACGCGCTGCGCCGGAAAGGTGGCTATTCCATCATCTTCAGCACGCATCTGCCGCAGCATGCGTTGAGCGCAACGGACGAAACAGTGCTGATGGTGTCGAACCGCGAGATCCTGCGCGGGCCGACCAAAGTCATGCTCAGCGAGAAGAACCTCGAGCGGACCTATCACGTACCTGTCCGCCGGGTCGCGATGACCGACGGCACGATCGCGATCGTGCCGGTGCTGGGCGATACGATCGAGGCAAGGGAAGAAGACAATGCAAAAGTTGACTAGACGGAACATTCTTGCGGGGACATGCGCCGGTATTTGGGCCCTGGCCGCGACGAGCCGGGGCGCATGGGGCGAGGCTTCCTCCCAAGGCACCGGCATCCGGTTCCTGGACATGACCGGCGAAGAAATCACCCTGCCTCGTCCCGCCCGCCGGATCGTGGATCTCTGGACGATCGGGACCGCTTTCGCCATCGCCGCGCATGGTTCGCCTTCGCGGATCGTCGGCGTCAACACGATCGCCCATGCGCAGTTCAAAAGCGGGCTGCTGGGCCGGCTTTATCCCGAGGTTCTCGATATCCCGTATGATCTCTCGATCGGAAACGGCGCCCCGAACATCGAACGTCTCGCCAAACTTGATCCCGATCTCGTCATCGATTTCAGGCAGGGTGGTCACGACAGCGCCGCCGCGATGCGCAATGCCGGACTGCGCGTCGCCCGTTACAGCGAAATCGAAGGCGGTATCCGCGCCACCATCGCGGCGCTGCTGACGATGTATGGACAGATGATTGGCGATACCACGCGCGCGCAGCGGATCATCGCGCAGATGCATGAAAGGCTGACACGGCTCGATGTGCTGAAAACCGTGCCGCAGCCCGACCGACAGTCGGTGCTGCTGGCGATGCCGTCGGGCGACAACCTGTTCGTCTCGGGCGGCGATGCGGGCGGACTGTTTTCCGATTTCATCTACCAGGCCGGCGGCATCAACGCCGCGGCGACGCTTCCGGGCTTCTCCATAGCGAGCGTCGAACAGATCGCCTCCTGGGATCCTGATGCCATTCTCGTCTTCCAGTCGGAAGGCGCCGACCTGGCACAGATCTACGACCATCCCATCCTCGGCGGCGGCAAAGCGGTTGCCGGACGCCGTGTCTACATGCTGCCGATCGGTGCCAACAACTGGGGATCGATGGGGCCTGACGAATTCCTGTCGCCGATCTGGCTGGCGGAACTCCTCTATCCACATCTGCTCGACAGCGCCCTGCGCGAAGACATGCGCCAGGCCTATGCGACGATCTTTGATCGAGACATGACGGATCAGCAGATGGATGAGGTGCTGAGGATCGATCTCAACAGCAGGTCGGCCAATTATGAGAGGTTCCTGAAGCGGGCTTGATGTGCTGCTCGATGGAAGCAAGGTCACAGGGATCACCACCCGCCGACCTCGAAGTGACTTCCCTAAACCGGCTGGCTGTGCTCTTGGTCGATGTCCCGCGCATGGTCGAAAGGAAGAACGCTTGGCGATGGAGACCGCTGCAACGCGAAAACCTCGGACACAACCGCCCGAGAAACGCCGTGACGATCTCATGAACGCGGCCCAGAAGCTGTTTCTGGAGCATGGGATCCTAGCGACGACGATAGAGCAGATCGCGTTGGGCGCGGAACTCTCGAAAGGCGCGTTCTACCTCCATTTCGATTCCAAGGATGAAATCCATCTGGCTCTCTGCGAACGCTTCAGCCTGCGCTTCAACGACAGCGTTCGTGAAGCCGTCGCGAAGGTGCCGAAGGATGACTGGCGCCGGAAGGTCACGACATGGGTGCACGCAACCGTCGGCGGCCTCCTCGACGAGGGTGATCTGGTGAACATGCTGTTCCATTCACACCCGATACCGGCGAACACGGGATGGGACGATATCGTGGTCGCGCCGCTGCTCGACCTGCTCGACGCGGGCGCCGCGCGTGGCGCGTGGAAACTGGAGGACAGCCGGTTTACGGCGATCTTCCTCTATTCGGGACTGCATGGCGTCGTCGACGATGCCCTGATGGGTGAACGGCGGACGAACCGAACGCGTCTCATGCGCGGCATCGAGACAATGTGCCTGACCGCGCTCGGGCTTGCCGAGTAGCCACCGCTCGTCACTTCACCGGCCGCTTCTCCAGCTTCCGTGCCAAGGTGCGGCGGTGCATGCCGAGCCGGCGTGCCGTCTCCGAGATGTTGAAATCGGTCTCGACCAGCGTCTCGTGGATGCGTTCCCATTCGAGGTTCTTGATCGAGGTCGGGCGCTGCGACAGCGGCACGTCGACATCGCCTTCCGTCCTGTCGAAGGCGGCCTCGATGTCGTCGGTGTTGGCGGGTTTGGCGAGATAGTGGCTGGCGCCGAGCTTGATCGCCTCGACGGCCGTCGCGATGCTGGCGAAGCCGGTGAGCACGACGATGCGGATCGACGGGTCGCGTGCATGAAGCGCCTTGACGCATTCGAGGCCCGAGCCGGTGCCGAGCTTCAGGTCCACAACCGCGAATTCAGGCGTGCCCTGTTCGAGAAAATCGCTGAGAGCCTGCACGCTGTCGCAGACATCGACATGGTAGCCGCGCTTCTCGAAAGAGCGCGCCAACGTGCGCGCAAAGGCAGCGTCGTCTTCGACGATTACGAGCGAACGGTCAGATGCCATTTTCATCTCCTGCCGCCAGGGCATCGAGAGGCAATGTCAGCGTCACGCAGGCGCCTCGCCCGGTGTTGCGCGCGGTGACGGTTCCACCGAGCTTCCTGATCACGTTGACGACCAGGAACAGCCCGAGCCCGCCACCTTCACGTCCCTTGCTCGACATATAGGGCTTTCCGAGCGCCGCGAGTATCTCCTTGTCGAAACCCTTGCCGCGATCGCGCACCATCAGCACCAGGGCCTGCCCCTGCCGCCTTGCCGTGACCCCGACCCATTGCGGCGATGCCTCGAAGGCGTTGTCCAGCACGTTGAAGATGACCTGCTTGAGCGCCGCGTCGGAAACGATCGGTTCGTCCGGTTCGAACTCGTTGTCGTAGTCGAGTTGTGCCGGCGACCTGTGATCGCGCCATTCGGCGACGAGCCCGTCGAGAAAGTCGCGCGCCGTGGTATGGACGCTGCCCTCGCCGCGAGCCTGGCCGGACGACATCAATATGCCGGAAACGATGCGCTTGCAGCGGTCGAGCTGGGCCTGCATCTCATCGACATCGCCAAGCAGTTCCGGGTGCCGCGCGATGATGTCGGAATGGCGCCAGTCGCCGAGCAGCACCGAGATCGTGGAGAGCGGGGTACCGAGTTCATGCGCCGCACCCGAAGCCAGCAGGCCCATGCGAACGATGTGATCCTCCTCGGCCGACTGCTGGCGCAGGTCCGCCAGATAGGCGTCGCGTTCGCGCAGGTTGCGATTGATGCGGGTCATGAACAGCACGATCAGCCCGGCCGCCAGGATGAAGCAGACGAACATGCCGCGGATGTGCAGGTCGAGCAGGTCGCCGCCGTGATGCGACATCTCGATCGGCAGGAACACCATCGTCAGAAGCACGAAGCAGAGCGAGGCGGCCGCGACGAGCACCCATGTCGACCAGGGCGCCAGCAGAACCGCGCCGAGGGTGATCTGCAGCAGGTACAGCGAAACAAAGGGATTGGAGGCGCCGCCGCTGAGGTAGAGCTGCGCCGTCAGCGCGGTCATGTCGAGCAGCAGCGATGCAAACAGGACGCCGTTCGATACCGGCCTGGCCATGCGCAGGAACAACAGGCTGGCCAGGTTGAGGCCGACCAGCGACAGCACGACGGCAGCCATCTCCGGCAGCGGCAGGTCGATGCCGAACCCCCATTCGATCGCCGCAATGGTGATCACCTGTCCCGCGACGGCGAGCCAGCGCAGCTGGATCAACAGAAGAAGGTTCTTCCTGTTGGTGGCATCCGGATTGAAAATGATCGTCCTCCCCAGAACGTTTCCGCTTTTGGCGGACCCAGTCGGGGCGTGTGTCTTCCAGCGTGGCGGTGGCGTCAAGGTCATCGGCGCATCCGATCGGCGGCGTGATGCCGGCCGCGCAGCAGGACAAAGCCCAATGCGGCCGAAAGCATGGCGGCGAGGCCGAACCATGTCAGCGCATAGACGAGATGGCTGTTGCGGAAGGAGACCACCGTCAGGCCGCCGCGCGGCGAGGCCCCGGCATTCGGCAGCGCATCCGCATCGATGAAGAAGGGCGCGGCATCGGCCAGGCTGCGTGCGGCGGCGATGGCGGCGACGTCGCGCGAATACCAGCGATCGTTGGCCGGATCGTTCGTGCGCAGGAAGCCACCACCCGGCTCGCTGATGCGCAACAGGCCGGTGACGGTGGTGGTGCCTTCGACGAGGTCGGCCCGCCGTGTGGCAGCAGCCTTGCGATCGGGCGGCACGAAACCGCGATTGACCAGGACGATGAAACCCTCGTCGGTCCGGAACGGCGTCATCACCCAGAAACCACCGCCCAAAGCCGTCACCGCCTGCGTGAACGTCTCGCGATCGTTGAGATAGGAGCCACTCAGGCACACCCGGCTGTATTCATGGCTTTTCGCGGTGACGCCGGCCCATTCGACTGGCCCCGGCACAGCAACCGCCGGCGCATGGATGCGCTGTTCGACACGGGCGATGAGGTCCAGCTTCCATTCCCGCCGCTCGACCTGCCAGATGCCGAGGCCGACGAGGATAGCGATGCAAAGCAGCGAAAGCGCGAGGAGTAAGAAACGGGTCACGAGCGAGCGGCGAGGGCGGCTGGCCCTCTCCTCTCTCGATCCACTGCTGCCGACGTTGGTTCCCCCTGCGCCCTCGCCGGCGCTCACGGCATCTCGCTCATTTCGTGCAGCCCAGGCATCATGTTCGTGTTGAGATGATACATCACCCACAGCGAACCGGTGAGCACGATCACCACCACGATGATGGTGAACATCATCGCCAGCATCGACCAGCCGCCTTCCGACGACGAGTTCATGTGCAGGAAGTAGATCATGTGCACGACGATCTGCACGACCGCGAAGACCATGATGACGATGGCGGCGGCCTGCTTGTTCTCGATCGCCCCGGTCATGACCAGCCAGAACGGGATCGCCGTCAGGATGACGGACAGGACGAAGCCTGTCAGGTAGCCCTTCAGCGAGGCATGGCCGTGGCCGTCGTCATGCGCGTGGTGGGCGTCATGCGCTTCATGGCCGGCGGCTGTATCGTGGTTTGCGCTCATCGCAGCATTCCCATCAGATAGACGAAGGTGAAGACGCCGATCCAGATCACGTCGAGGAAGTGCCAGAACATCGACAGGCACATCAGGCGGCGGCGGTTGGCCGCGATCAGGCCGCGCTGGCCGACCTGGATCATCAGCGTCACCAGCCAGATGATGCCGAAGGTGACATGCAGCCCGTGCGTGCCGACCAGCGTGAAGAAGGCCGACAGGAAACCGCTGCGCTGCGGGGTCGCCCCCTCGTGGATCATATGGGCGAATTCGTAGAGTTCGATGCCGAGGAAGGCGAGGCCGAACAGGCCGGTCACGCCGAGCCAGACCTGCGTGGCAGCGACGCGGTTCTTTTCCATCGCCAGCATGGCGAAGCCATAGGTGATGGAGGACAGCAGGAGCATCGTCGTGTTGACCGCCACCAGCGACAGGTCGAACAGGTCCTTCGGCGCCGGGCCGGCGGCATAATTGGTGCCGAGCACGCCATAGACGGCAAACAGGATCGCGAAGATGAGGCAGTCGCTCATCAGGTAGATCCAGAAGCCGAGCATGGTGCTGCCGCCTTCGGCGTGATCGTGCTCGTCCTTCACATAGAAGGTCGGAACGGCTTTTTCGGCAGCCGTCGCCACGACGGCGCTCACGACCGCACCGCCAGGAGCTGGGTTCTCGCCTCTTCCGTGCGGGTGACTTCCTCGGCAGGAATGTGGAAGTCGCGGTGGTAGTTGAAGGTGTGACCGATGGCGACGACCAGCAGGGCGAAGAAGCCCACCGCCGCCAGCCACCAGATGTACCAGATCAGCGCAAAGCCGACGATCGTGCTGAGCGCCGCCAGGATGACGCCGGTGCCGGTGTTCTTCGGCATATGGATCGGGCGATAGCCGGAGAGCGGCCGGCTGTAGCCGCGCTTCTTCATGTCCCACCAGGCGTCGTTGTCATGCACGACCGGCGTGAAGGCGAAGTTGTAGGCCGGCGGCGGCGACGAGGTCGACCATTCGAGCGTGCGGCCGTCCCAGGGATCGCCGGTGTCGTCGGCGAGCTTCTCGCGCCGCATGATCGAGACGAAGAACTGCAGCAGCATGGCGGCGATGCCGACCGCGATCAGGGCAGCGCCCAGACCGGCGATGATGAACCAGATCTGCAGCGACGGATCGTCGAACACGCGCATGCGGCGGGTGACGCCCATCAGGCCGAGGATGTAGAGCGGCATGAAGGCGAGCCAGAAACCGACCACCCAGCACCAGAACGACACCTTGCCCCAGAACGGGTCGAGCTTGAAGCCGAAGGCCTTCGGCCACCAGTAGGCGATGCCGGCGAACAGGCCGAACAGCACGCCGCCGATGATGACGTTGTGGAAATGCGCGATCAGGAACAGGCTGTTGTGCAGCACGAAGTCGGCCGGCGGCACCGCCAGCAGCACGCCGGTCATGCCGCCGACCGTGAAGGTCAGCATGAAGGCCACGGTCCACATCATCGGCAGGTCGAAGCGGATGCGGCCGCGATACATGGTGAAGAGCCAGTTGAATATCTTCGCCCCCGTCGGGATCGAGATGATCATCGTGGTGATGCCGAAGAAGGAATTGACGCTGGCGCCCGAGCCCATGGTGAAGAAGTGGTGCAGCCAGACCAGGTAGGACAGGACGGTGATGACGACCGTAGCGTAGACCATCGAGGTGTAGCCGAACAGCCTTTTGCCGGAGAAGGTCGACGTCACTTCCGAGAACACGCCGAACAGCGGCAGGATGAGGATGTAGACTTCCGGGTGACCCCATATCCAGATGAGGTTCACATACATCATCGGGTTGCCGCCGAAGTCGTTGGTGAAGAAGTTGGTGCCGACGTAGCGGTCGAGCGACAGCAGCGCCAGCACGGCCGTCAGCACCGGGAAGGAGGCGACGATCAGCACGTTGGTGCAGAGCGAGGTCCAGGTGAAGACCGGCATCTTCATCAGCGACATGCCGGGCGCGCGCATCTTGACGATGGTGCACACCAGGTTGATGCCGGACAGCGTCGTGCCGACACCGGCGACCTGCAATCCCCATATATAATAGTCGACGCCGACCCACGGACTGTAGCCGATGTTGGAGAGCGGCGGATAGGCGAGCCAGCCGGTCTGCGCGAACTCGCCGACGAACAGCGACGCCATCACCAGAACCGCGCCGCCGACCGTCATCCAGAAGCTGAAATTGTTGAGGAACGGGAACGACACGTCGCGCGCGCCGATCTGCAGCGGCACGACATAGTTCATCAGGCCGGTGACCAGCGGCATCGCCACGAAGAAGATCATGATGACGCCGTGGGCGGTGAAGATCTGGTCGTAGTGATGGGCGTTGAGATAGCCCTCGGAACCGTTGAAGGCCATGGCCTGCTGCAGCCGCATCATGATGGCGTCGGCAAAGCCGCGCAGCAGCATGACGATGCCGAGCACCATGTACATGATGCCGATCTTCTTGTGGTCGACGGAGGTGAACCACTCGCGCCACAGATAGCCCCAGAGCCGGAACCAGGTGAGCGTGGCAAGCAATGCCACGCCGCCCAGCGCCACGACCGCGAAGGTCGCGACGACGATGGGCTCGTGCAGCGGGAATGCTTCCCAGGTCAGGCGTCCGAAAAGGAATGTGGTTTCCACGTTTTGCGGGACAGCCATGACGTCAAAGCCTTGAAGAAAGTGCGGGGATGTCGACTTGCGACATCACGCCGGGCAGTTCGGGGCGCGTCCACGGCCTCAGCAGGCCGGCACCGCGGAGCGGAGAATGGTCCTTGGGACCGATGGCGTCGTCGCCGGCAGCGCGCGCCGCGCGGAAGGCGGCTTCGGCTTCCTCGGCCGTGCAGATGGTGGCGACATAGGACGGCCTCGGGCCGAGGATCGAGCCACGCCGGGCATACTTGTCGTATTCGAGCGGCAAGGTGTTGTAGGCGCCTTCGAGGCCGAGCCCGCCCTTGGCGTTGATCGACATCATCTCGTTCATGCACATCTTGCCGCGCTCGACGCACATGTTGAGGATGGCCTGGAAGAGGTTGGGGTCGACCGCGCCGTAGCGGCGCACCGGCTCGTTCTCGCTCGGCCGCTCCAGCTCGAGGTAGTGTTCCCTGTCCAGCGTCTGGCCGGCGGCCTTGGCGCTTGCCACCCACTGGTCGAAACCGGCCTCGGACTGGCCATGGAAGTCGAAGCGCATGCCGGAAAAGCCGGCGCCGCTATAGTTGGCCGAGAAGCCCTTATAGGTGCCTTCGTGGTTGATCACCGCGTGCAGCTTGGTCTCCATGCCGGCCATGGAATAGATCATGCCGGCGAGCGCCGGGATGTAG
This genomic window contains:
- a CDS encoding ABC transporter ATP-binding protein, with the protein product MIALQDAGVRFGQRWIFRNLDLQVAQGTSLALLGPNGRGKTTLLRALAGTQSLTEGTRKAPVTIGYVPQSGAPVAYAVLDMVVMGRAQALGVFGSPSAEDYEVAHAALAHVGLATLAPRSFAAISGGERQLVLLARALATGARTIILDEPASALDLANQHRLLLILNALRRKGGYSIIFSTHLPQHALSATDETVLMVSNREILRGPTKVMLSEKNLERTYHVPVRRVAMTDGTIAIVPVLGDTIEAREEDNAKVD
- the cyoB gene encoding cytochrome o ubiquinol oxidase subunit I, which encodes MAVPQNVETTFLFGRLTWEAFPLHEPIVVATFAVVALGGVALLATLTWFRLWGYLWREWFTSVDHKKIGIMYMVLGIVMLLRGFADAIMMRLQQAMAFNGSEGYLNAHHYDQIFTAHGVIMIFFVAMPLVTGLMNYVVPLQIGARDVSFPFLNNFSFWMTVGGAVLVMASLFVGEFAQTGWLAYPPLSNIGYSPWVGVDYYIWGLQVAGVGTTLSGINLVCTIVKMRAPGMSLMKMPVFTWTSLCTNVLIVASFPVLTAVLALLSLDRYVGTNFFTNDFGGNPMMYVNLIWIWGHPEVYILILPLFGVFSEVTSTFSGKRLFGYTSMVYATVVITVLSYLVWLHHFFTMGSGASVNSFFGITTMIISIPTGAKIFNWLFTMYRGRIRFDLPMMWTVAFMLTFTVGGMTGVLLAVPPADFVLHNSLFLIAHFHNVIIGGVLFGLFAGIAYWWPKAFGFKLDPFWGKVSFWCWVVGFWLAFMPLYILGLMGVTRRMRVFDDPSLQIWFIIAGLGAALIAVGIAAMLLQFFVSIMRREKLADDTGDPWDGRTLEWSTSSPPPAYNFAFTPVVHDNDAWWDMKKRGYSRPLSGYRPIHMPKNTGTGVILAALSTIVGFALIWYIWWLAAVGFFALLVVAIGHTFNYHRDFHIPAEEVTRTEEARTQLLAVRS
- the cyoC gene encoding cytochrome o ubiquinol oxidase subunit III — encoded protein: MSAVVATAAEKAVPTFYVKDEHDHAEGGSTMLGFWIYLMSDCLIFAILFAVYGVLGTNYAAGPAPKDLFDLSLVAVNTTMLLLSSITYGFAMLAMEKNRVAATQVWLGVTGLFGLAFLGIELYEFAHMIHEGATPQRSGFLSAFFTLVGTHGLHVTFGIIWLVTLMIQVGQRGLIAANRRRLMCLSMFWHFLDVIWIGVFTFVYLMGMLR
- a CDS encoding SURF1 family protein, translated to MTRFLLLALSLLCIAILVGLGIWQVERREWKLDLIARVEQRIHAPAVAVPGPVEWAGVTAKSHEYSRVCLSGSYLNDRETFTQAVTALGGGFWVMTPFRTDEGFIVLVNRGFVPPDRKAAATRRADLVEGTTTVTGLLRISEPGGGFLRTNDPANDRWYSRDVAAIAAARSLADAAPFFIDADALPNAGASPRGGLTVVSFRNSHLVYALTWFGLAAMLSAALGFVLLRGRHHAADRMRR
- a CDS encoding iron ABC transporter permease, coding for MRHARQNDFTRHIGSALGADEFRPTTRVVVYAVLAILLATVTVFSICAGQYAVAPQKVLAIIVGQIAGSQPTWSAMDERIVTLVRGPRVLLVALCGAGLSLAGAAMQGVFRNPLAAPELLGVSSGAAFGGALAILLGAPAAALVGGAFGAGLAALLMVGMVARIGGRSDTTGVILAGVIVGAFFTALVSIVQMFADPHDSLPAIVFWLMGSFATAGWRQFAIATPGIVLGAGILFMMRFRINILSLGDEEARALGIPVERDRWLVFAAVALISGAIVSVAGIVGWVGLVIPHLARLLVGPDNRHLLPASCLLGAVYLTLVDTLARSTTAAEIPLGVLTAMIGAPFVALLLRRMRRTAEAAQ
- the cyoD gene encoding cytochrome o ubiquinol oxidase subunit IV; the encoded protein is MSANHDTAAGHEAHDAHHAHDDGHGHASLKGYLTGFVLSVILTAIPFWLVMTGAIENKQAAAIVIMVFAVVQIVVHMIYFLHMNSSSEGGWSMLAMMFTIIVVVIVLTGSLWVMYHLNTNMMPGLHEMSEMP
- a CDS encoding response regulator transcription factor, which encodes MASDRSLVIVEDDAAFARTLARSFEKRGYHVDVCDSVQALSDFLEQGTPEFAVVDLKLGTGSGLECVKALHARDPSIRIVVLTGFASIATAVEAIKLGASHYLAKPANTDDIEAAFDRTEGDVDVPLSQRPTSIKNLEWERIHETLVETDFNISETARRLGMHRRTLARKLEKRPVK
- a CDS encoding ATP-binding protein; amino-acid sequence: MTLTPPPRWKTHAPTGSAKSGNVLGRTIIFNPDATNRKNLLLLIQLRWLAVAGQVITIAAIEWGFGIDLPLPEMAAVVLSLVGLNLASLLFLRMARPVSNGVLFASLLLDMTALTAQLYLSGGASNPFVSLYLLQITLGAVLLAPWSTWVLVAAASLCFVLLTMVFLPIEMSHHGGDLLDLHIRGMFVCFILAAGLIVLFMTRINRNLRERDAYLADLRQQSAEEDHIVRMGLLASGAAHELGTPLSTISVLLGDWRHSDIIARHPELLGDVDEMQAQLDRCKRIVSGILMSSGQARGEGSVHTTARDFLDGLVAEWRDHRSPAQLDYDNEFEPDEPIVSDAALKQVIFNVLDNAFEASPQWVGVTARRQGQALVLMVRDRGKGFDKEILAALGKPYMSSKGREGGGLGLFLVVNVIRKLGGTVTARNTGRGACVTLTLPLDALAAGDENGI
- a CDS encoding ABC transporter substrate-binding protein, encoding MTGEEITLPRPARRIVDLWTIGTAFAIAAHGSPSRIVGVNTIAHAQFKSGLLGRLYPEVLDIPYDLSIGNGAPNIERLAKLDPDLVIDFRQGGHDSAAAMRNAGLRVARYSEIEGGIRATIAALLTMYGQMIGDTTRAQRIIAQMHERLTRLDVLKTVPQPDRQSVLLAMPSGDNLFVSGGDAGGLFSDFIYQAGGINAAATLPGFSIASVEQIASWDPDAILVFQSEGADLAQIYDHPILGGGKAVAGRRVYMLPIGANNWGSMGPDEFLSPIWLAELLYPHLLDSALREDMRQAYATIFDRDMTDQQMDEVLRIDLNSRSANYERFLKRA
- the cyoA gene encoding ubiquinol oxidase subunit II — protein: MSTHWFSSHRPPLHGLGRRLASLLILPLAVILSGCDFVVLAPAGDIAAQQRDLLVVSTLLMLIIIVPVMLLIVFFAWRYRHSNASATYAPDWDHSTKLELVIWAAPLLIIICLGALTWLGTHLLDPYRRLDRIAPGQPVTEEHRPLRVEVVSLDWKWLFIYPEYGIATVNEMAAPVGRPIDFRITSSGVMNSFYIPALAGMIYSMAGMETKLHAVINHEGTYKGFSANYSGAGFSGMRFDFHGQSEAGFDQWVASAKAAGQTLDREHYLELERPSENEPVRRYGAVDPNLFQAILNMCVERGKMCMNEMMSINAKGGLGLEGAYNTLPLEYDKYARRGSILGPRPSYVATICTAEEAEAAFRAARAAGDDAIGPKDHSPLRGAGLLRPWTRPELPGVMSQVDIPALSSRL
- a CDS encoding TetR/AcrR family transcriptional regulator, coding for MNAAQKLFLEHGILATTIEQIALGAELSKGAFYLHFDSKDEIHLALCERFSLRFNDSVREAVAKVPKDDWRRKVTTWVHATVGGLLDEGDLVNMLFHSHPIPANTGWDDIVVAPLLDLLDAGAARGAWKLEDSRFTAIFLYSGLHGVVDDALMGERRTNRTRLMRGIETMCLTALGLAE